From a region of the bacterium genome:
- the tig gene encoding trigger factor, translating into MKVELKEPKVWQRVFEIEVPGEQVKAAIEELYLDYSRNAKIPGFRPGKVPRTVLEARFGKGIEAEAIERLVPESYEKALVDHKIVPINRAEISDLDFTSDRSIKFKATFEVLPPVAIKQYKGLPATKRLRKISGLDVDREIEYLLGLYAEYKQTGNPAKDGDRLIIDFVPVSGLDNPEKSKGENYPVDLGTPQVLPEFNKNLVGTKAGVIKDITVKYPDDYQGGGLAGKEAVFKVTVKEVREKHLPALDDEFAKKVSEYQTITELKEKIKNGLESRSNSEAAEGVRVQVLQKMIEDNPMELPQSLVTGELEKMVADAKERHHHQHKHQDGQECQDGPDDAKLKEQYQPIAEWKIKEELLLAEVARQEKIEASEAELEEAFADLARYYRKTTGEIKATFSSSQDRLDDLKDRIAVTKAGKLVAEAAAVKEEFIEGPK; encoded by the coding sequence GCCGGGCGAGCAGGTCAAGGCCGCCATCGAAGAGCTTTATCTGGATTACAGCCGCAATGCCAAGATCCCCGGGTTCCGCCCGGGCAAGGTCCCGCGCACCGTGCTGGAGGCCCGTTTCGGCAAGGGGATCGAGGCCGAGGCCATCGAACGGCTGGTGCCGGAATCCTACGAAAAGGCCCTGGTGGACCACAAGATCGTGCCCATCAACCGGGCCGAGATCTCGGACCTGGACTTCACTTCCGACCGGAGCATCAAGTTCAAGGCCACTTTTGAAGTGCTGCCCCCGGTGGCCATCAAGCAGTACAAGGGCCTGCCGGCCACCAAGCGCCTGCGCAAGATATCCGGCCTGGACGTGGACCGGGAGATAGAATACCTGCTGGGGCTCTATGCCGAATACAAGCAGACCGGGAACCCGGCCAAGGACGGCGACCGGCTGATCATAGATTTCGTTCCGGTTTCCGGCCTGGACAACCCCGAAAAATCCAAGGGCGAGAATTACCCGGTGGACCTGGGCACGCCCCAGGTGCTGCCGGAGTTCAATAAGAACCTGGTCGGGACCAAAGCCGGGGTCATCAAGGATATCACCGTCAAATACCCCGACGATTACCAGGGCGGCGGGCTGGCCGGCAAGGAAGCTGTGTTCAAGGTCACGGTCAAGGAAGTGCGGGAGAAGCACCTGCCGGCCCTGGATGACGAATTTGCCAAAAAGGTCAGCGAGTACCAGACCATAACCGAACTGAAGGAAAAGATCAAGAACGGGCTGGAGTCCCGCTCCAACTCCGAGGCCGCCGAGGGGGTCCGGGTGCAGGTGCTGCAGAAGATGATAGAGGACAACCCGATGGAACTGCCCCAGTCGCTGGTGACCGGAGAGCTGGAAAAGATGGTGGCCGACGCCAAGGAGCGCCACCACCACCAGCACAAGCACCAGGACGGCCAGGAATGCCAGGATGGCCCCGATGACGCCAAGCTGAAGGAGCAGTACCAGCCCATAGCCGAGTGGAAGATAAAAGAGGAGCTGCTGCTGGCCGAGGTGGCCCGGCAGGAGAAGATAGAGGCATCAGAGGCCGAGCTGGAAGAAGCCTTTGCCGACCTGGCCCGCTATTACCGCAAAACAACCGGGGAGATCAAGGCCACCTTCAGTTCCAGCCAGGACCGGCTGGACGACCTGAAGGACAGGATAGCAGTGACCAAGGCCGGCAAACTGGTGGCCGAAGCGGCCGCGGTCAAGGAAGAGTTCATCGAAGGGCCCAAGTAG
- the clpP gene encoding ATP-dependent Clp endopeptidase proteolytic subunit ClpP: MSLVPFVIEQSGRGERAYDIYSRLLKDRIIFIGSPIDDVVANLIIAQLLFLEAEDPEKDIQFYINSPGGSVTSGMAIYDTIQYIKSDVVTICMGMAASMGALLLAAGAKGKRFALPNSRIMIHQPLGGVQGQATDIDIHAREILLIREKLNGILAHHTGKSVERIAKDTDRNFWMSSDEAKEYGIIDDIMKTRVHALKNEDKK, translated from the coding sequence ATGAGCTTAGTCCCATTTGTGATCGAGCAGAGCGGCCGCGGCGAGCGGGCCTACGACATCTATTCCCGGCTGCTAAAGGACCGGATCATTTTCATCGGCTCGCCCATCGACGACGTGGTGGCCAACCTGATCATCGCCCAGCTGCTGTTCCTGGAGGCCGAGGACCCGGAAAAGGACATCCAGTTCTACATCAATTCCCCCGGGGGCTCGGTCACTTCGGGCATGGCCATCTACGACACCATCCAGTACATCAAGTCCGACGTGGTCACCATCTGCATGGGGATGGCCGCCAGCATGGGGGCCCTGCTTCTGGCCGCCGGGGCCAAGGGCAAGCGCTTTGCCCTGCCCAATTCCCGGATCATGATCCACCAGCCGCTGGGCGGGGTCCAGGGACAGGCCACCGACATCGACATCCACGCCAGGGAGATCCTTTTGATCCGGGAGAAGCTCAACGGCATCCTGGCCCATCACACCGGAAAGTCGGTGGAGAGAATAGCCAAGGACACCGACCGGAACTTCTGGATGTCATCCGACGAGGCCAAGGAATACGGGATCATTGACGATATTATGAAGACCAGGGTCCATGCCCTGAAGAATGAGGATAAAAAGTAA